Proteins from one Thermococcus sp. M36 genomic window:
- a CDS encoding ATP/GTP-binding protein, with the protein MIMVFIGTAGSGKTTLTGAFGKYLEKNGLSVAYVNLDTGVKRILYTPDIDVREHVTAWELMDEGYGPNGAIVESYDRLLPAVEEYTERVLALDRKNDYVLIDTPGQMETFLFHEFGVRLVEGLPEPLSVYLFGPEILRRPSDFCFVRFFGLMIDLRLGTTTVPAMNKVDTVADLSSYKKYLDDAEYLTSRLKLEPSTGALLAYRMCSVFPELAPPTRVVYLSARTGEGFDELETLAYEHYCTCGDLT; encoded by the coding sequence ATGATAATGGTGTTCATCGGCACTGCGGGGAGCGGAAAAACGACGCTGACGGGGGCCTTTGGGAAGTACCTGGAAAAAAACGGCCTCAGTGTTGCCTACGTTAACCTCGATACGGGCGTCAAAAGGATCCTGTATACGCCGGACATAGATGTGAGGGAACACGTGACGGCCTGGGAGCTGATGGACGAGGGGTATGGCCCCAACGGGGCGATAGTTGAGAGCTACGACAGGCTCCTGCCGGCGGTTGAAGAGTACACCGAGCGGGTGCTGGCCCTGGATCGGAAGAACGACTACGTTCTGATTGACACTCCTGGCCAGATGGAGACGTTTCTATTTCACGAGTTCGGGGTGAGGCTCGTGGAGGGCCTTCCTGAGCCCCTTTCGGTCTACCTCTTCGGCCCCGAAATCCTGAGGAGGCCCTCCGACTTCTGCTTTGTCCGCTTTTTTGGCCTCATGATAGACCTCCGCCTGGGAACCACCACCGTCCCCGCGATGAACAAGGTGGACACCGTGGCCGACCTCTCCAGCTATAAAAAGTACCTCGATGACGCTGAATACCTGACATCACGGCTGAAGCTGGAGCCGTCCACAGGGGCACTGCTGGCCTACAGGATGTGTTCGGTCTTTCCAGAGCTCGCGCCCCCAACGCGGGTTGTATACCTCTCTGCGAGGACGGGGGAGGGGTTCGACGAACTGGAAACCCTCGCCTACGAGCACTACTGCACCTGCGGCGACCTCACATAG
- a CDS encoding cobalamin B12-binding domain-containing protein produces MVERSRVRVLVAKPGLDGHDRGAKVVARALRDAGFEVIYTGIRQTPEQIVESVIQEDVDVLGISILSGAHMVLIPKILRLLEERGINPNEDVLVIAGGIIPPDDAEQLEGMGVARVFGPGSPIGEIISFIDENVPRLRKFRSG; encoded by the coding sequence ATGGTCGAGCGCTCCAGGGTTAGGGTTCTCGTTGCAAAGCCGGGACTTGACGGTCACGACAGGGGAGCAAAGGTCGTTGCGAGGGCCTTGCGTGATGCGGGTTTTGAGGTCATCTACACGGGCATAAGGCAGACGCCAGAACAGATAGTCGAGAGCGTTATACAGGAGGACGTTGATGTCCTGGGGATAAGCATCCTCTCCGGCGCGCACATGGTTCTCATACCGAAGATACTCCGGCTCCTTGAGGAGAGGGGCATCAATCCAAACGAGGATGTCCTCGTCATTGCCGGGGGCATAATCCCACCCGACGACGCCGAACAGCTTGAGGGCATGGGCGTTGCCCGGGTCTTCGGCCCTGGGAGCCCGATAGGGGAGATAATATCCTTCATTGACGAGAACGTCCCCAGACTTAGAAAGTTTCGGTCGGGCTGA
- the smc gene encoding chromosome segregation protein SMC, producing MPYIEKIEMKGFKSYGNRKVVVPLSKGFTAIVGANGSGKSNIGDAVLFVLGGLSAKAMRATRISDLIFAGTKTEPPAKYAEVAMYFNNEDRGFPVDEDEVVIKRRVYPDGRSTYWLNGKRTSRSDILDVLSAAMISPEGYNLVLQGDITKFIKMSPTERRLLIDEISGIAEYDAKKEKALKELKQAEENLARVDLLIREVKAQLDKLEKERNDALRYLDLKDRVEKAKVTLLLGEIRRLENLIQESTLRDKEIEAEISAMEARLKDIAREIVEREKELNAIERELEEKSEDGILEVTRRISEVKSKIGMARKNIELAQREIEDSQHRLTRAKEELRKVSDEIEKGRNAIVRWSKRREKLIAEIKEREVVKNELVIKLGEIDRDFAIAKEEFDRVVGELEEAKKELYMKESDIRKFEEEIERLKAKMAQDSTRRIALKSKIDEAKASLEAKRSELGEIDGRMSKAESRLRKAEKELEEKTKMLKSAEAQLAKAREELIKAEAQREVRGNRAVEFLKKQNIPGLYGTLGELITVADEEYALAVEVALGGHYDNVVVEDDRVAERAIKLLKEKKLGRLTFLPLNRIKPRSMKERPSFGIPAMDVVQYDPRFKNAVAYALGDTLIVGDMDEARAVGIGKVRMVTLGGELLERSGAITGGHYRPRGKLGVSVDEIRARVERLEREKDALESAVNALRLEIKGLQNELFELRMKKSDLSKDLQVIQREMERLLAEDRALKEGIEESERLISALEKKIHETKGEMARLRGRIERLEKKREKLKRALENPEARELNQKIREVEHEISKLREELSKVESKLENLEARINEELLPRKADLEEEIEGLINRINALKANIEENERAIKEFEAELDELKRAEENVKDELKELRERRERFRNEIIDLRQEKDDLSSKLQELRIEANTLKIKLAQYEATLKEKQDELKHHDAKLIRSIKEVPLELEALREQIEKMEEEIRALEPVNMKAIEDFEVVERRYLELKSKREQVVAEKESIEEFIEEIEGQKKQVFLQTLSEIAKNFSELFAKLSPGGSARLILENPDDPFAGGLEIEAKPAGKDVKRIEAMSGGEKALTALAFVFAIQRYKPAPFYLFDEIDAHLDDANVKRVADLIKEASRDSQFIVITLRDVMMANADKIIGVSMRKGVSRVVALSLEKALKILEEAKKRSEAEHAEMFGHLSG from the coding sequence ATGCCGTACATTGAGAAGATTGAAATGAAAGGCTTCAAATCCTACGGCAACCGGAAGGTAGTTGTCCCGCTGTCCAAGGGGTTCACTGCCATCGTTGGGGCCAACGGTTCTGGAAAGAGCAACATCGGTGACGCAGTTCTGTTCGTTCTCGGCGGCCTGTCCGCCAAGGCAATGCGTGCCACGAGAATAAGCGACCTCATCTTCGCGGGAACGAAAACCGAACCTCCAGCGAAGTACGCCGAAGTGGCCATGTACTTCAACAATGAGGATAGGGGTTTCCCGGTCGATGAGGACGAGGTGGTAATAAAGCGCCGCGTCTATCCCGACGGCAGGAGCACGTACTGGCTCAACGGCAAGAGAACCAGCAGGAGCGACATACTCGATGTCCTCAGCGCGGCAATGATATCCCCTGAAGGATACAACCTTGTTCTCCAGGGAGATATAACCAAGTTCATCAAGATGAGCCCTACCGAGAGGAGGCTCCTCATTGATGAGATTTCCGGAATAGCCGAGTACGACGCCAAGAAGGAGAAGGCCCTGAAGGAGCTCAAGCAGGCCGAAGAAAACCTCGCCCGCGTTGACCTGCTCATCCGTGAGGTCAAGGCACAGCTCGACAAGCTTGAGAAGGAGCGCAACGATGCCCTCCGCTACCTCGACCTCAAAGACCGTGTCGAGAAGGCGAAGGTTACGCTCCTCCTGGGTGAGATAAGGAGGCTGGAAAATCTGATCCAGGAGAGCACTCTCCGCGACAAGGAGATCGAGGCCGAGATATCTGCAATGGAGGCGAGGCTGAAGGACATCGCTAGGGAGATAGTGGAGAGGGAGAAGGAGCTGAACGCCATAGAGAGGGAGCTGGAAGAGAAGAGCGAGGACGGCATCCTGGAGGTCACGAGGAGGATAAGCGAGGTCAAGTCAAAGATAGGGATGGCTAGGAAGAACATAGAGCTCGCCCAGAGGGAAATTGAGGACAGCCAGCACCGTCTGACCAGGGCAAAGGAGGAGCTCAGAAAGGTCTCGGATGAAATTGAAAAGGGCAGGAATGCCATAGTCCGCTGGAGTAAGAGGCGTGAGAAGCTCATCGCGGAGATAAAGGAGAGGGAGGTCGTCAAGAACGAGCTGGTCATCAAGCTGGGCGAGATAGACAGGGACTTTGCGATAGCGAAGGAGGAGTTTGACAGGGTAGTCGGCGAGCTTGAGGAGGCCAAGAAGGAGCTCTACATGAAGGAGAGCGACATCAGGAAGTTTGAGGAGGAGATAGAGCGTCTGAAGGCGAAGATGGCCCAGGACAGCACCCGGAGGATTGCCCTCAAGTCAAAAATAGATGAGGCAAAGGCCTCGCTGGAGGCCAAGCGCTCGGAGCTGGGGGAGATAGATGGCAGGATGTCGAAGGCCGAGTCCCGGCTGAGGAAGGCAGAGAAAGAGCTTGAAGAGAAGACAAAGATGCTTAAGTCTGCCGAGGCCCAGCTGGCGAAGGCCAGGGAGGAGCTGATAAAAGCAGAGGCCCAGAGGGAGGTCAGGGGGAACCGTGCCGTTGAGTTCTTAAAGAAACAGAACATTCCCGGCCTCTACGGAACACTGGGGGAGCTGATAACTGTTGCCGATGAGGAATACGCCCTCGCCGTTGAGGTAGCCCTCGGCGGACACTACGACAACGTCGTTGTGGAGGACGACAGGGTTGCTGAGAGGGCCATCAAGCTCCTCAAGGAGAAAAAGCTCGGAAGGCTGACCTTCCTCCCGCTCAACAGGATAAAGCCGCGCTCCATGAAGGAGAGACCATCCTTTGGCATTCCGGCGATGGACGTCGTCCAGTACGACCCGCGCTTTAAGAACGCCGTTGCCTATGCCCTCGGGGACACCCTCATAGTTGGGGACATGGATGAGGCAAGGGCCGTGGGGATAGGGAAAGTCCGCATGGTGACCCTCGGCGGTGAGCTCCTGGAGAGGAGCGGTGCCATAACCGGCGGCCACTACCGGCCGCGCGGAAAGCTCGGTGTGAGCGTTGACGAGATAAGGGCCAGGGTGGAAAGGCTGGAGAGGGAAAAGGATGCCCTGGAATCCGCTGTCAATGCCCTCCGCCTGGAGATCAAAGGGCTCCAGAACGAGCTCTTCGAGCTGCGCATGAAGAAAAGCGATCTGAGCAAAGACCTCCAGGTGATTCAGAGGGAAATGGAGAGGCTCCTCGCTGAAGACAGGGCACTTAAGGAGGGCATAGAGGAGAGCGAGCGGCTCATAAGTGCTCTTGAGAAGAAGATCCACGAGACCAAGGGTGAGATGGCCAGGCTCAGGGGGAGGATAGAGAGGCTGGAGAAAAAGAGGGAGAAGCTCAAGAGGGCCCTGGAGAACCCCGAGGCGAGAGAGCTCAACCAGAAGATCAGGGAGGTCGAGCACGAGATAAGCAAGCTGAGGGAGGAGCTCAGCAAAGTCGAGAGCAAGCTGGAGAACCTTGAGGCCAGGATAAACGAGGAGCTCCTTCCGAGGAAAGCCGATTTGGAGGAAGAAATTGAGGGCCTTATCAACAGAATAAACGCCCTAAAGGCCAACATCGAGGAGAACGAGAGGGCTATAAAAGAGTTTGAGGCCGAGCTTGATGAGCTGAAGAGGGCGGAGGAGAACGTAAAGGACGAGCTCAAAGAGCTCCGCGAACGGCGTGAAAGGTTCAGGAACGAGATTATTGACCTCAGGCAAGAGAAGGATGATCTAAGCTCAAAGCTCCAGGAGCTGCGCATAGAGGCCAACACCCTCAAGATAAAGCTCGCCCAGTATGAGGCGACGCTAAAGGAGAAGCAGGACGAGCTGAAACACCATGATGCCAAACTCATCAGGTCAATAAAGGAAGTCCCGCTGGAGCTTGAGGCCCTGAGGGAGCAAATAGAGAAGATGGAGGAGGAGATACGCGCCCTCGAACCGGTCAACATGAAGGCCATTGAGGACTTCGAGGTCGTCGAGCGGAGGTACCTTGAGCTGAAGAGCAAACGCGAGCAGGTGGTTGCCGAGAAGGAGAGCATAGAAGAGTTCATCGAAGAAATAGAGGGGCAGAAGAAGCAGGTGTTCCTCCAGACCCTCAGCGAGATAGCCAAGAACTTCTCGGAGCTTTTCGCGAAGCTTTCTCCAGGAGGAAGCGCCAGGCTCATCCTAGAAAATCCCGACGATCCATTCGCGGGGGGACTTGAGATAGAGGCTAAACCAGCAGGAAAGGACGTCAAGAGGATTGAGGCTATGAGCGGCGGCGAGAAGGCATTAACGGCACTCGCCTTCGTCTTCGCAATACAGCGCTACAAGCCCGCTCCATTCTACCTCTTCGACGAGATAGATGCACACCTCGACGATGCGAACGTCAAACGCGTTGCTGATCTCATCAAGGAGGCGTCGAGGGACAGCCAGTTCATAGTCATAACCCTCAGGGACGTCATGATGGCCAACGCGGACAAGATAATCGGCGTCAGTATGAGGAAGGGAGTGAGCAGGGTCGTGGCTCTGAGCCTTGAAAAGGCCCTGAAGATACTCGAAGAGGCCAAGAAGAGGAGCGAAGCCGAGCACGCGGAGATGTTCGGGCATTTGAGCGGGTGA
- the minD gene encoding cell division ATPase MinD, with translation MGRLISIASGKGGTGKTTTTANLSIALGKMGYRVCAVDADLTMANLSLVMGIDDASTTIHDVLAGNATIEEAIYATRYKNVHLIPASIDWEHVIRADPRKLPGIIKPLKEEFDFVIIDSPAGLQMDAMNATMSGEEVVLVTNPEISCITDTMKVGIVLKKAGLAVLGFVLNRYGRSDTDIPPDVAEEVMEVPLLAVIPEDPAVREATLEGMPVVEYKPKSDGAKAFMELAERITRIAGFKSRVMR, from the coding sequence ATGGGGCGGCTTATCTCAATCGCATCGGGTAAGGGGGGCACTGGGAAGACAACCACGACGGCCAACCTTTCAATCGCGCTGGGCAAAATGGGCTACCGGGTCTGTGCAGTGGACGCAGACCTCACAATGGCGAACCTCAGCCTAGTCATGGGGATAGACGACGCCAGCACCACGATCCATGACGTCCTCGCGGGGAACGCCACCATAGAGGAGGCCATCTACGCCACCAGATACAAAAATGTCCACCTGATCCCCGCATCGATAGACTGGGAGCACGTTATCAGGGCGGATCCGCGTAAGCTCCCTGGCATAATAAAACCCCTAAAGGAGGAGTTTGACTTCGTGATCATAGACTCCCCCGCGGGTCTCCAGATGGATGCCATGAACGCCACGATGAGCGGGGAGGAGGTCGTGCTGGTCACGAACCCAGAGATTTCCTGCATCACGGATACAATGAAGGTCGGCATAGTGCTGAAAAAGGCAGGACTGGCGGTTCTTGGTTTCGTTCTCAACAGGTACGGGAGGAGCGACACCGATATCCCACCCGATGTTGCCGAGGAGGTCATGGAGGTACCCCTCCTAGCGGTCATTCCGGAGGATCCGGCCGTCAGGGAGGCCACGCTCGAAGGGATGCCTGTGGTCGAGTACAAGCCCAAATCAGACGGGGCGAAGGCCTTCATGGAGCTCGCAGAGAGGATCACAAGGATAGCAGGCTTCAAGTCAAGGGTGATGAGATGA
- a CDS encoding DUF835 domain-containing protein, protein MEMLKLRRSPSESRVIDYRRLGELLQANGDRKKLLITRKPPCEIRAENIQQIWLTKISHPQGVPPSRLHAIEQRVWEQLREGEADVILDAVEYLILENGVESTLRFVSKIRDMAVINGCEFYVTVGEGLEPIVVNILKKIVD, encoded by the coding sequence ATGGAGATGCTGAAACTGAGGAGATCCCCCTCCGAATCACGGGTCATTGACTACCGCCGCCTGGGCGAGTTACTCCAGGCAAACGGCGATAGGAAAAAGCTCCTTATAACCAGGAAGCCGCCCTGTGAGATCAGGGCAGAGAACATCCAGCAGATATGGCTCACCAAGATATCCCACCCCCAGGGGGTGCCGCCCTCCAGACTCCATGCGATAGAGCAACGGGTCTGGGAGCAGCTCAGGGAAGGCGAGGCCGACGTGATTCTGGACGCGGTGGAGTACCTGATTCTGGAGAACGGGGTCGAATCAACGCTCCGTTTCGTCAGCAAGATAAGAGACATGGCTGTGATCAACGGCTGCGAGTTCTACGTTACTGTCGGGGAGGGCCTGGAGCCCATTGTGGTCAACATCCTGAAGAAAATAGTTGATTAG
- the mce gene encoding methylmalonyl-CoA epimerase: MIKKIDHVGIAVKNLEEAIRIWEGLGLKVEEIEEVPEQKVRTAIIHVGESRIELLEPTAEDSPIAKFLAKRGEGIHHIALGVDDIEAHLEGLREAGYRLIDEKPRTGAGGAKIAFVHPKAVTGVLLELCEREE, encoded by the coding sequence ATGATAAAGAAGATAGACCACGTGGGTATAGCTGTTAAAAACCTGGAGGAGGCTATCAGGATCTGGGAGGGTCTCGGCCTTAAGGTCGAAGAGATTGAGGAAGTTCCGGAGCAGAAGGTCAGGACTGCGATAATTCACGTCGGGGAGAGCAGAATAGAGCTCCTTGAACCGACCGCTGAGGACTCCCCGATAGCAAAGTTCCTGGCCAAGCGCGGTGAGGGAATACACCACATAGCCCTCGGCGTTGATGACATCGAGGCCCACCTTGAGGGGCTCAGAGAGGCCGGTTACAGGCTCATAGACGAGAAGCCCCGCACCGGTGCCGGCGGCGCCAAGATAGCCTTCGTCCACCCGAAGGCCGTCACAGGGGTCCTTCTTGAGCTCTGCGAAAGGGAGGAATGA
- a CDS encoding Maf-like protein — MLVLASGSPRRRELLAGFIRDFKVVPSNVEESCHTDDPVECALELARAKAWAVYNRVGGTVIGADTVVSIDGHVLGKPKDEKDAFRMLKLLSGRVHRVTTGYCIVHRGEEHSGAVVTEVKFRELDDELIWAYIRTGEPMDKAGAYGIQGRAGLFVEWIRGDYYNVVGFPLEIVWKLKELGFEVI; from the coding sequence ATGCTGGTTCTGGCATCGGGAAGCCCCAGGAGGCGGGAACTGCTGGCAGGGTTCATCCGGGATTTCAAAGTAGTCCCGAGCAACGTCGAGGAGAGCTGTCACACCGATGACCCGGTTGAATGTGCCCTTGAGCTAGCCAGGGCCAAGGCGTGGGCGGTCTACAACCGCGTAGGAGGCACGGTAATAGGCGCCGATACGGTCGTCAGCATAGACGGCCACGTCCTTGGCAAGCCTAAAGACGAGAAAGACGCCTTCAGGATGCTGAAGCTCCTCAGCGGGAGGGTTCATCGGGTCACGACGGGCTATTGCATCGTCCACCGCGGCGAGGAGCACTCCGGGGCAGTCGTGACAGAGGTAAAGTTCAGGGAGCTCGACGATGAGCTGATCTGGGCCTACATCAGAACTGGAGAGCCCATGGACAAGGCCGGTGCCTATGGCATACAGGGGAGGGCCGGCCTCTTCGTTGAGTGGATCAGGGGTGACTACTACAACGTCGTCGGATTTCCTCTGGAGATTGTATGGAAGCTGAAGGAACTGGGCTTTGAGGTCATATAA
- a CDS encoding DUF5658 family protein yields the protein MRVHTPHLPAGSLLVYPAVFLLLSALDLLTTLAGVRMGHAEINPAMAGRMSSPYLFIGSYAAYTAIGVAVLVVALKLEKLSVAFRYFAEFFVALRALPVVNNALILLGI from the coding sequence ATGAGAGTACACACCCCCCATCTCCCTGCCGGCAGCCTGCTGGTATATCCAGCGGTGTTCCTTCTGCTGTCCGCCCTCGACCTCCTTACCACCCTGGCCGGGGTCAGGATGGGCCATGCCGAGATTAACCCCGCTATGGCAGGGAGGATGTCGAGCCCATACCTTTTCATAGGCAGTTATGCCGCCTACACCGCCATCGGCGTCGCGGTTCTGGTGGTTGCCCTGAAGCTCGAAAAGCTGAGCGTGGCCTTCAGGTACTTCGCCGAGTTCTTCGTTGCCCTAAGGGCCCTTCCTGTCGTGAACAACGCACTGATCCTGCTGGGGATATAG
- a CDS encoding ScpA family protein, with protein sequence MESRREEEITPVDILLQLVQLGKVDPWNIDIVDLTEKYIERLREMKELDLRVSARAILAASILVRMKSEALLYADEEESEEQHEERLHVEVEPLAPPLRRVERYYTFDDLLDALMDALEEAEKRKPRKKKRVEIEEEVFVVDDFRVDIEKHVYRLHEIVRKMYLETGRPINFWDLVFDPSPKIIARTFLYLLFLSNMGKVELIQEEPFGDIMVVPLEEA encoded by the coding sequence ATGGAATCGCGCCGCGAGGAGGAGATAACCCCCGTTGACATCCTGCTCCAGCTCGTCCAGCTCGGAAAGGTCGACCCCTGGAACATCGACATAGTCGATCTTACCGAGAAGTACATCGAACGGCTGAGGGAGATGAAGGAGCTCGACCTCCGCGTCTCGGCGAGGGCTATCTTAGCCGCTTCGATCCTCGTCAGGATGAAGAGCGAGGCACTGCTCTACGCTGACGAGGAGGAAAGTGAGGAACAGCACGAGGAGAGACTCCACGTTGAGGTTGAGCCTCTGGCACCCCCACTCCGCAGGGTGGAGCGCTACTACACCTTTGACGACCTTCTGGATGCCCTTATGGACGCCCTTGAGGAGGCAGAGAAGAGGAAGCCGCGGAAGAAAAAGAGGGTCGAGATAGAGGAGGAAGTGTTCGTCGTTGACGACTTCCGCGTTGACATCGAGAAGCACGTTTACAGGCTCCACGAGATAGTCAGGAAGATGTACCTGGAAACAGGGAGGCCCATAAACTTCTGGGATCTCGTCTTCGACCCCAGTCCGAAAATAATAGCCAGAACGTTCCTCTACCTCCTGTTTCTCTCGAACATGGGGAAGGTGGAGCTGATTCAAGAGGAGCCGTTTGGGGACATCATGGTGGTGCCCCTGGAGGAGGCGTAG
- a CDS encoding PINc/VapC family ATPase, whose product MKVFVADTSVIVDGRLTQFLSTLGEKVKVVIPEAVIAEIEHQANEGKAIGHVGLEELKKLREMADRDEILLEFHGERPELWQIRKAKAGEIDNMVREVAQTLSATLITGDQVQRDISIAKGIDVIYLTTKKEVKHRLEDFFDETTMSVHLKASLKPLAKKGRPGEWRLVPVRDEILTDEELEEIADDIVERARRDPESFIELDEPGATVVQLRNYRIVIARPPFADRIEITAVRPVKKLSIEDYGLSEKLLERLKERAEGILIAGAPGEGKTTFAQALAEWYASMGKIVKTMEKPRDLQVGEEITQYTALNGRMELTGDILLLVRPDYTIFDEMRKTSDFKIYADLRLAGVGMVGVVHATKPIDAVQRFIGRVELGMIPQIVDTVIFIKAGRVAKVLTLEYLVKVPSGMREEDLARPVIEVRDFETGELEYEIYTYGEEVSVVPVKKEEKAPALRLAEKRLKQEIKKFLPDVYAEVEIVSPHKAVIYADEFDIPAIIGKKGKRITELEKRIGISIDVKSFAEREAERPKEKIPVEVEEKKKTIVLRVSPDYAKRPLKFYGGEQYVFTATPSKKGLVKVSKSTPIGKELRRLIEAGIPIWATA is encoded by the coding sequence ATGAAAGTGTTTGTTGCCGATACCAGTGTCATTGTTGACGGCAGGCTTACCCAGTTCCTTTCAACGCTGGGAGAGAAGGTCAAGGTGGTCATCCCGGAAGCGGTCATTGCGGAGATAGAGCACCAGGCCAACGAGGGGAAGGCCATAGGTCATGTAGGACTTGAGGAGCTCAAAAAGCTCCGCGAGATGGCGGACAGGGACGAGATACTCCTGGAGTTCCACGGCGAGAGGCCCGAGCTCTGGCAGATAAGGAAGGCAAAGGCCGGCGAGATAGACAACATGGTCAGGGAGGTGGCCCAGACCCTCAGCGCCACGCTGATCACCGGCGACCAGGTGCAGAGGGACATATCCATAGCAAAGGGCATAGACGTCATCTATCTGACCACAAAGAAAGAAGTCAAGCACCGCTTGGAGGATTTCTTCGATGAAACAACGATGAGCGTCCACCTCAAGGCCAGCTTAAAACCCCTAGCCAAGAAGGGGAGACCCGGAGAATGGAGGCTCGTTCCGGTTAGGGACGAAATCCTTACCGACGAGGAGCTTGAGGAAATAGCGGACGACATCGTCGAGAGGGCCAGGAGAGACCCGGAGAGCTTCATAGAGCTTGACGAGCCCGGAGCGACCGTTGTCCAGCTCAGAAACTATCGCATAGTCATAGCTAGGCCCCCCTTCGCCGACAGGATTGAGATAACAGCTGTAAGGCCTGTCAAGAAGCTCAGCATAGAGGACTACGGGCTGAGCGAGAAGCTCCTTGAGAGACTGAAGGAGAGGGCCGAGGGGATACTCATAGCAGGTGCCCCGGGGGAGGGTAAGACGACCTTTGCCCAGGCCTTGGCCGAGTGGTACGCTAGCATGGGCAAGATTGTAAAGACCATGGAGAAGCCGCGCGACCTTCAGGTGGGGGAGGAGATAACCCAGTACACGGCCCTGAACGGCAGGATGGAGCTCACCGGCGACATCCTCCTTTTGGTCAGGCCGGACTACACGATATTCGACGAGATGAGAAAGACGAGCGACTTCAAGATATATGCCGACCTTAGGCTGGCAGGTGTCGGAATGGTCGGCGTCGTCCACGCCACCAAGCCTATCGATGCAGTCCAGCGCTTCATAGGAAGGGTCGAGCTGGGGATGATACCCCAGATAGTGGACACGGTCATCTTCATAAAAGCCGGCCGCGTCGCCAAGGTTCTCACACTCGAATACTTAGTCAAGGTGCCCAGCGGCATGAGGGAGGAAGACCTTGCCAGGCCGGTCATAGAGGTCAGGGACTTCGAGACCGGTGAGCTGGAGTACGAGATTTACACCTACGGCGAAGAGGTAAGCGTCGTCCCGGTGAAGAAGGAGGAAAAGGCCCCAGCGTTGAGGCTCGCCGAGAAGAGGCTCAAGCAGGAGATAAAGAAGTTCCTGCCCGATGTCTACGCCGAGGTGGAGATAGTCAGCCCGCACAAGGCGGTAATCTACGCCGACGAGTTCGACATCCCGGCGATAATCGGCAAGAAGGGAAAGAGAATAACTGAGCTGGAGAAGAGAATAGGTATAAGCATCGACGTCAAGAGCTTCGCCGAGAGGGAAGCGGAGAGACCCAAGGAGAAGATACCCGTTGAGGTCGAGGAGAAGAAGAAAACAATAGTCCTCCGCGTTTCCCCGGACTACGCAAAGAGGCCCCTCAAGTTCTACGGCGGCGAGCAGTACGTCTTCACTGCAACGCCCAGCAAGAAGGGTCTCGTGAAGGTCAGCAAGAGCACGCCGATAGGGAAGGAGCTCAGGAGGCTCATCGAGGCAGGGATTCCGATATGGGCCACGGCGTGA
- the meaB gene encoding methylmalonyl Co-A mutase-associated GTPase MeaB produces the protein MIDDLVERMLKGDKRATARLITLVENDEEKAREIIRKIYPHTGNAYIVGITGPPGAGKSTLLDKLIRVVREEGKVVGVIAIDPTSPFTGGALLGDRIRMQRHSTDPGVFIRSMATRGSLGGLAKATNDAIKVLDAYGCDIIFVETVGVGQIEIDIVKTADTVVLVTVPGLGDDIQAIKAGLMEIADVFVINKADKEGADAAYFELNMMLDLEKERWEKRGWRPPIIETVATTMRGIRDLWGAISNHRDFLNRSGEVERKRRFRAEEEVKTIVSGRIARMIGEKLDDEEVASLIDRIVRREIDPYSAADLVLEEALGVKV, from the coding sequence ATGATAGACGATCTTGTGGAACGCATGCTTAAGGGGGACAAGCGGGCCACGGCAAGGCTGATAACCCTCGTCGAAAATGATGAGGAGAAGGCGAGGGAAATAATACGGAAGATCTACCCCCACACCGGCAACGCCTACATTGTGGGAATAACCGGTCCACCAGGGGCCGGCAAATCAACGCTTCTCGACAAGCTCATCAGGGTCGTTCGTGAGGAGGGTAAGGTTGTCGGCGTTATAGCCATAGACCCTACCTCACCTTTCACAGGCGGCGCCCTTCTCGGCGACAGGATAAGGATGCAGAGGCATTCCACCGACCCGGGCGTTTTCATAAGGAGTATGGCCACTCGCGGCTCCCTCGGCGGCCTTGCCAAGGCCACCAACGACGCCATCAAGGTTCTCGACGCCTACGGCTGCGACATAATCTTCGTCGAGACCGTGGGAGTCGGTCAGATTGAGATTGACATCGTGAAGACTGCCGACACCGTCGTCCTCGTCACGGTTCCAGGACTGGGCGATGACATACAGGCCATCAAGGCTGGCCTCATGGAGATAGCAGACGTCTTTGTAATCAACAAGGCCGATAAGGAGGGGGCGGATGCAGCGTACTTCGAGCTCAACATGATGCTCGACCTGGAAAAGGAGCGCTGGGAAAAGAGGGGCTGGAGGCCGCCGATAATCGAGACGGTCGCGACAACCATGAGGGGCATACGCGACCTCTGGGGGGCTATCAGCAATCACAGGGACTTCCTCAACAGGAGTGGGGAGGTAGAACGCAAGAGGCGCTTCAGGGCAGAGGAGGAGGTTAAAACCATAGTGTCCGGCAGGATCGCCAGGATGATAGGCGAAAAGCTGGATGACGAGGAGGTTGCGTCCTTGATAGATCGGATCGTCCGGAGGGAGATAGACCCATACTCTGCTGCGGATCTTGTCCTTGAAGAAGCCTTGGGGGTGAAGGTATGA